In Gemmatimonadota bacterium, the sequence TTGCCAGTGCGTTTTGTGCGGGAGCAAAGAGCATTTGCATGTGCATCACTTGCACTACAAGACGCTGGGGAATGAGGGCGTGGAAGATGTTATCGTTTGCTGCAGGCGTTGTCATTTTATTGAGCACTTTAAAAAAAGTTAGAAGTGGGAAGTGATAGTACTCATCAGCAAAGCCGTCATTGCGGCATGGTTTTGAGCCGCAATCCAGCTTTGGGAGATGTTGGGTGGTCCTTTTAAGTTTCCGGAGATTTTTATGCCGAATATTATCATTATTACCACGCACGATACGGGGCGGCATTTTGGGTGTTATGGTGTCGATACGGTACATACGCCCGCGATTGATGCGATTGCCGATGATGGGTTCAAGTTTACCAATTATTTTACGACGAGTCCGGTGTGTAGCCCCAGCCGGGGAGCTATGCTTACGGGGCGCTATCCGCAGAGCAATGGGTTGATTGGGTTGACGCATTCGCCGTGGGATTGGTGTTTTAATGAGGGGGAGCGACATCTTTCGCATATTTTGCGGGATGCGGGTTATTACACGGCTCTTTTTGGTTTGCAACACGAGGCGTCTAATACCGAGGATTTAGGTTTTGAAGCGACTTTTGCACAGCGCGATGATAATGGTCGCCGCGCAAACGCGCTTGTCGTTGCCGAGGCTCTGGCGGATTTTCTCAGGACGGACGCGGGTTATAGGACGCCGTTTTACGCGCAGGTCGGTTTTTTTGAGACCCACCGTCCGCACGATTTTGGCGATGTGGGACCCGATGATAGCAAGGGTATTGATGTGCCGCCTTATCTGGTTGACGACGAGATGTCGCGACGAGAATTCGCTCTGCAACAGGGTGCGATCCGCCGCGTGGATGAGGCGGTTCAGATTATTACCGATGCATTGAGGGAGAGTGGGTTAGAAGACGATACGCTGCTGGTGTTTACGGTTGATCATGGTATTGAATTTCCGAGGGCGAAGTGGTTTTGTTATGACGCGGGTATTGGCGTTGCATTGCTTATGCGCTGGCCCGGTGGGGGTGTTCGGGGGGGACAGTGCTGTGACCATCTGCTCAGTAATGTCGATTTTTTGCCCACGCTTATGGATCTCATACAGCATCCCGTTCCGGATAATGTGGAGGGTTTGAGTTTTGCCAGTGTGTTCAAAGATCCCGATGCGGAACCCACGCGGGATGCGGCTTTTTCCATTTTTCAGGGTAGCGATAGTCGGAGTGTTCGCACCGATCGCTACAAGTTTATTCGCAATTTCAGTCCGCGGCGCCTGATAGATGTGCCCGTGGATATGACCGATCCCCCAAGGCCGCGCATCAAACAACCGGTGGCACAACTCTACGATTTGGAAAATGACCCTAACGAATTTGAGGATGTAGCCGATAAACCCGAATACAGGGATGTGTATAATGCGTTGAGCCAGCGTCTGTGGCAATGGATGGAAGATGTGAATGATCCTTCGCTCCAGAGTCCGATTCCCACGCCGTATTATTGGGAGGCGATGGCGGAATATAACACGAGAAAGGAAGGGTAATGTCGAAAGGAAAAATTGTAAATCTCGCGCTCGTCGGCTGTGGCGGTATTGCCGGTGGGCATCTTCGGCGGTATGGAGAGCTTATTGACAGTGGTGAAGACCGTTTTCGCATTGTGGCTACGGTTGATAGCGATATCAGTCGCGCGCAGGCATTTGCCGATCAGATTAATGGCAAGACCGGATGGGAGGTCAATAGTTATCCCTCGGTTGAGGATCTGCTCAATTCAGAGTCCAATCTCGATGGGGCCGATATATGCAGTCCCCACGGTCTGCATCATGTGCTCGCCTGCGAGTTGCTCGAAGGCGGTGTGAATATTTTGTGTGAGAAGCCCATTGGTATAACTGTTAAAGCCACGCAGAAAATTATCGATACAGCCGAGCGTTGCAATAGGATTGCCGCGA encodes:
- a CDS encoding sulfatase — translated: MLGGPFKFPEIFMPNIIIITTHDTGRHFGCYGVDTVHTPAIDAIADDGFKFTNYFTTSPVCSPSRGAMLTGRYPQSNGLIGLTHSPWDWCFNEGERHLSHILRDAGYYTALFGLQHEASNTEDLGFEATFAQRDDNGRRANALVVAEALADFLRTDAGYRTPFYAQVGFFETHRPHDFGDVGPDDSKGIDVPPYLVDDEMSRREFALQQGAIRRVDEAVQIITDALRESGLEDDTLLVFTVDHGIEFPRAKWFCYDAGIGVALLMRWPGGGVRGGQCCDHLLSNVDFLPTLMDLIQHPVPDNVEGLSFASVFKDPDAEPTRDAAFSIFQGSDSRSVRTDRYKFIRNFSPRRLIDVPVDMTDPPRPRIKQPVAQLYDLENDPNEFEDVADKPEYRDVYNALSQRLWQWMEDVNDPSLQSPIPTPYYWEAMAEYNTRKEG